The genomic interval GTAGTTTGGAGTAACAGGTGTGTCTGGAGTTGTTACTGACTACTCTAAAAACACGAGAACCATTTATTTAGAATGTCAAATTTTTGCAGAAATCAGACTTTCTTATGATTTCTAAATAAGTAAAAGTACTGAAAGAACCTACAACCTAAACCATTACTGAGTCCTCCCTTTCCTGTAACAGTCAATAAAATGGATGTGGGAATACAGTGCTGGGTCAATGACTTGCTCATTATGGCACTGATGACACTTTAATGAGTTGTGCAATAAGCAATAGATCCTAGTCCATGTTTAGTGCATCTATTATGCTAACTGAATTAGACTCAAGTAGCGTTACAGAAGCATGCGGTTATATAATAGCGATCTAGTCATCAGGAACACTGCGCGTCTGCTCACGTCTGCTTTTAGTTCCAGgacttttgaatattttataatttgttCACTTTGTGTTCACTTTTCTCTGGTGTTTTTTAAGAGTCATCCTGAAAAGACACGTGACTGGTACCCTTAAATGTTTTCTACATGTACAGCACACAAACGGAGATCCATGAACTTTAATAACTTGATTTGGACTGAGGtggaaaaatgtacatttatggcatttagctgaggctttcatccaaagcaatttacaattatgacagaacaACTTGAGCACTTGTGGGTTAAGGTTCTTGctcagtggcagcttggcagggGTGggccttgaaccagcaaccttccgattacaagtccagtaccttcaccactgagtgCAAGTGTTTGTCAGTACAATtttatgaccaaaaaaaagactAGGAAAAATGGAGAAGACAGTACTCACAAAGTAAAATAACATTATGTTTCGTCTCTGTGCTATGACAGGTCCGTGATCCCTATGGCTTGATGGGGTATAAGTGGTTGCGTCATTACTCATTACTCACTAGATGAACTCACATTCCAGCACATCCGATGGTTAATCCCTGGCTgaggcatgtgtatgtgagaaagagaTTACCTGCACCCACCTGCCTTTACCTGGgtttcttttactttcattCTGCATCAGCAGTCCTCTGCCCTGTGGTTTTCAGGTCAAAGGCTACATGATAACATTATCAACACCACCACAGTATTTCTTTGTTAATATAAAGGACTAAGGGCAAACACCGGTTAAGTGTTACGAAGCAAAAAGCGCATTACACTCTCCAAAAAGAGAGAACTTTCACGTATGTATATGATGACACCATTCCTTAATTTTCATAGAGATCCCAGCAATTTCCTTGGCTCTGAAATGTCTGTAAAATTAACTGGAAATAATCCAGCATTAATAAATGCaccaaaaatcacaaaaaccaTTCAGAAATTTTCCAAACCATGTTTCaacttctgtttgtttctggatGTTTTGGGACAGTGTATTTCACagaagtgtctctctctcacacacactatatgctCCCTGCTTCAGCTCAGCGTGGTTCAGCCTACAGAACTTTTTCGAGCTCTGAGAGACGCTTCGCATTCTTGCTTCTTCCTGGAGTCCGTAGAGAGGAAGAAGTCGGTGGTAAGGCGGCTAACGAAACACGGCATTTCTTTCTTGCCTCCCAGCGTTTGGCCTCGGGCCTGGAAGTGGTGTGCGATGTGGTGGTTGAGGCGGGTGAGGAGGCGTGTCACCTCCAGCTCAGCTCCTCCGTCCTCCAGCAGCTCACAGAAGGTCTGGATGAAGACGGAGCCGGCCAGGTTCATGAAGGCGCTGTAACCTGGTAGACACAACGCTGCACTGGAGACCGTATGGTACAAACTCAGTGGAAATAAAGTGGTGGATGTGGGCAGTGATTGGCTGGGGCAGGTGGAGCCCTACCAGGAGGCGTGGCATACACGACCACAGAGTCAAGTGGCACGGAGAGACACTCGGACACACTGCTAACTTCAGACAAACCATCAGACTCAATCTTAACCCCATCATCCAGCTCATTCCCCCGACAcgcctgcagaaacacacacaataaataccCACCAAACACACGCCCAATCACGCTGTCATCTGAGCCTTCAGCCCTATTGTATAAATATCTCTTTCTCCGCAGTGACGAagaaatatttgtcatttcctgTGAGCTCCTGAAACGAACGTAGGAGGCAGAAGCAGGTGAGGAGGTTCTGCTCCGTGAAGCTCGGAGACGAGCAGATTGGAGACAAGAAGCACTGAGACAGGAAGATCTGAGACCATCTAACCTGGAtaaggaacatttttttttttccagccatCTCCAGACCTCCAAAGTAGCTGTAGAGGTGGCCGAGTCTTACAGGATGTCCGTCTGCTCCGAAAATGACGCCTTCTTCACCGTGGCTCGATATTACACCCACAAAACAGCTGTCAACAGCCTTCTCACTTTCTGCACAGCAAAAGACTAACAGTCACTTATAACTTTGATttgacatacaaacacacattttattaccACAAGCAGCCAAGACAAAGTAAACATCTAATCACATAATTGATGTTTTCCGATACAAAAGAACTTCAGTCCTATATGCAGGTGttctgtcatgtttgtgtgagtacCTGGACCTGAGGTCTACAGGTGCATTGTTTCCTTGGGTAAACAGACTTTAGCTCCTAAACCACTTTATCTAACAGTCTCCACAAGGTGACTAGAGCAGACTGTTACAGGAAATACTGGTAAAAGGTTTTTCCTCTTATTTCAGATGTAGCCAATCAGACGTGACATCTTTGGTGTCATGTACCACTGTGGTTTTGCCCTGGCACTACAAGGCTAAAGAGCTGATGTCTAACAGTCAGCGaccaacacacacttacattaaACTGCGGTTAAGTCCTACACACACTTATCTCAAACTTTGGTTaagtcctacacacacatatctcaaACTGTGGTTGAATCATTTCAAGTTTCGAATATAGTTGATACACCTCAACTCAACAACTTTTGTCCTCGTGATACTGCAACAGAAAGGTCCACTACCAAATAAAAACCTGATGAGCAGAAAACGGAAGTCAGTGGCCCTGCGGTCAGACAAACCCGTGAGAGCGGGGGACGAGCTGCCAACAGATTTGTACAACATAGGTGTTTCTATTAAAGTGTCAACTGATTGTATTTCAGTCTCAACATTTGTACCTGTTTTAAATGCCTCGTAGATCTCATCAGCTTCGAGGTCATTCAGGATCTTTACGGAGAAACCGAGTTTACTTAGCACGCGGTGAAGTCGTCGTACATCACGATAAGCGCCGTTACGCTTCTCCAACCCTGCTTCTGGATAAAAACCTGTCACCGACACAATAAGTGCCCGGttgcacattttgtgtttagaaattggttttatacaccatctaattaaataaataaattgcacattgaaacagtaaaaaaaaatttttttaaatgaactggcACTAAAAAAAACACGTTCTAACTTTGCACAAATGTAGAGTCTCGTTAAAGAAGAACTCGGAGCTGAACTCGCATACATACACGTTTGGCAgctgtgtaagtgagagagcTAAGGAGCACACCTTACTCACGCAGCCTTTTATGGACCTTTCCTGTTGGTTTTCAGACGGATCACGCGCCTTACAATTGCCTTGATTGTGCAACACGCACCCAGTGCCACGGCAGTAAACCTGTCAAATTGCCGCATAGCCTTGATTTAAGGTATGTCCAGGGCGGATAGAACTCCGCTGTTATCACGGTTATGTCTCATGACCGGACAGGGATTCCGGAGATTCTAAAACGCTTAACAGGAAATGTGGCTTAATGTTAACGTGGCTTAATGTACTAAAACAAAGACCTAAAAACAGTAACTTCGCTCTCTTATTACTGCTCGTAAGTACTCACACATTCATAAGTACTCACACATTCATAAGTACTCTCATAAGTACTCTCATAAGTGCTCATACACATATGTACTCACACTCATAAGTACTTTCATAATTACTCATACACTCATCAGTACTCATaagtactcacacactcataagtaCTCTCATAagcactcatacactcataagTACTCACACGCTCATAAGTACTCGCATaagtactcacacactcataagtactcataagtacacacactcataagtactcacacactcataagtactcataagtacacacacactcataagtacacacacactcataagtacTCACACTCATAAGTACtctcataaatacacacacatgtactcacacactcataagtactcataagtacacacactcataagtactcacacactcataagtactctcataaatacacacacatgtactcacacactcataagtactcataagtacacacacactcataagtacacacacactcataagtacTCACACTCATAAGTACtctcataaatacacacacatgtactcacacactcataagtactcataagtacacacactcataagtactcacacactcataagtaCTCTCATAAGCACTCACACTCATAAGTACTCACACGCTCATAAGTACTCGCATaagtactcacacactcataagtactctcataaatacacacacgtactcacacactcataagtactcataagtacacacactcataagtactcacacactcataagtactcataagtacacacacactcataagtact from Electrophorus electricus isolate fEleEle1 chromosome 17, fEleEle1.pri, whole genome shotgun sequence carries:
- the LOC113589259 gene encoding caspase-3, with translation MYASSAPSSSLTRLYICAKLERVFFSASSFKKIFFYCFNVQFIYLIRWCIKPISKHKMCNRALIVSVTGFYPEAGLEKRNGAYRDVRRLHRVLSKLGFSVKILNDLEADEIYEAFKTESEKAVDSCFVGVISSHGEEGVIFGADGHPVRLGHLYSYFGGLEMAGKKKMFLIQACRGNELDDGVKIESDGLSEVSSVSECLSVPLDSVVVYATPPGYSAFMNLAGSVFIQTFCELLEDGGAELEVTRLLTRLNHHIAHHFQARGQTLGGKKEMPCFVSRLTTDFFLSTDSRKKQECEASLRARKSSVG